A window of the Brassica napus cultivar Da-Ae chromosome C5, Da-Ae, whole genome shotgun sequence genome harbors these coding sequences:
- the LOC106432368 gene encoding uncharacterized protein LOC106432368 isoform X2, whose amino-acid sequence MCIAQMILLKFTDDVPFCILSTVCIMLIRTIKRAFLGLFILILASVSVVVAAIAGATEGHTTDIGFIRGGLLGVVAGVITAVQLFGLMLHGDQSLSKVNALMRRIMNGKAIMGLVRPAVLKAYQWQIIGLDTSYLEISDMYHYDQEPKVLSVNSIKDIPTFYFSCSGLGRRTSGKKAREMWPHVSYEMHR is encoded by the exons ATGTGCATTGCTCAGATGATTCTTCTAAAGTTCACAGACGATGTTCCCTTTTGTATTCTTAGCACGGTTTGCATCATGTTAATTAGAACGATAAAAAGAGCTTTCTTGGGGTTATTCATCCTCATTCTTGCGTCTG TTAGTGTTGTGGTTGCCGCCATTGCAGGAGCCACGGAAGGTCACACCACAGATATTGGATTTATTCGAGGCGGTTTGCTAGGAGTTGTAGCTGGAGTTATCACCGCGGTCCAACTCTTTGGACTAATGCTACATGGTGATCAGTCTTTGTCCAAG GTTAATGCTTTAATGAGGAGAATAATGAATGGGAAAGCCATCATGGGATTGGTTAGACCAGCTGTGCTCAAAGCATATCAATGGCAA ATAATAGGACTGGACACAAGTTATTTGGAGATATCAGACATGTACCACTATGACCAAGAACCAAAAGTGTTATCGGTGAACTCTATCAAGGACATCCCCACGTTTTACTTCAGTTGTTCAG GATTGGGAAGAAGGACAAGTGGGAAGAAAGCTAGAGAGATGTGGCCACACGTTTCATATGAAATGCATAGATGA
- the LOC106432369 gene encoding reactive Intermediate Deaminase A, chloroplastic, giving the protein MTWSVFRSINSPTLDLSAALRSTRSPLFAAGAGCATLAGVSLFRMSSRSPPFASLSVSASASEKKEVVATEKAPAALGPYSQAIKANNLVFVSGVLGLIPETGKFVSDNVEDQTEQILKNMGEILKASGVDYSSVVKTTIMLADLGDFKKVNEIYAKYFPAPSPARSTYQVAALPLNAKIEIECIATL; this is encoded by the exons atGACTTGGTCCGTCTTCAGATCCATAAACTCTCCAACTCTCGACCTCTCCGCCGCCCTTCGCTCCACTCGCTCTCCATTGTTCGCCGCCGGTGCAGGCTGCGCAACACTCGCTGGTGTTTCTCTCTTCCGAATGTCTTCGAGATCTCCTCCTTTCGCTTCTCTCAGTGTCTCAGCTTCCGCTTCTG agAAGAAGGAAGTTGTGGCGACAGAGAAAGCACCAGCTGCTTTGGGACCATACTCTCAGGCCATCAAAGCCAACAATCTCGTTTTCGTTTCCGGTGTTCTTGGTCTTATACCTGAG ACTGGAAAGTTTGTTTCGGACAACGTTGAAGATCAGACTGAGCAG ATACTCAAGAACATGGGGGAGATACTGAAAGCTAGTGGTGTTGATTACTCCTCCGTGGTGAAGACAACGATCAT GCTTGCTGACTTGGGTGACTTCAAGAAGGTGAACGAGATTTACGCCAAAT ACTTCCCTGCTCCTTCTCCAGCACGATCCACGTACCAAGTCGCAGCTTTGCCACTTAACGCCAAGATCGAGATTGAGTGTATTGCTACACTCTAG
- the LOC106432368 gene encoding NEP1-interacting protein-like 2 isoform X1: protein MCIAQMILLKFTDDVPFCILSTVCIMLIRTIKRAFLGLFILILASVSVVVAAIAGATEGHTTDIGFIRGGLLGVVAGVITAVQLFGLMLHGDQSLSKVNALMRRIMNGKAIMGLVRPAVLKAYQWQIIGLDTSYLEISDMYHYDQEPKVLSVNSIKDIPTFYFSCSGDHQTTSSCSICLQDWEEGQVGRKLERCGHTFHMKCIDEWFLRQVSCPICRDHLA from the exons ATGTGCATTGCTCAGATGATTCTTCTAAAGTTCACAGACGATGTTCCCTTTTGTATTCTTAGCACGGTTTGCATCATGTTAATTAGAACGATAAAAAGAGCTTTCTTGGGGTTATTCATCCTCATTCTTGCGTCTG TTAGTGTTGTGGTTGCCGCCATTGCAGGAGCCACGGAAGGTCACACCACAGATATTGGATTTATTCGAGGCGGTTTGCTAGGAGTTGTAGCTGGAGTTATCACCGCGGTCCAACTCTTTGGACTAATGCTACATGGTGATCAGTCTTTGTCCAAG GTTAATGCTTTAATGAGGAGAATAATGAATGGGAAAGCCATCATGGGATTGGTTAGACCAGCTGTGCTCAAAGCATATCAATGGCAA ATAATAGGACTGGACACAAGTTATTTGGAGATATCAGACATGTACCACTATGACCAAGAACCAAAAGTGTTATCGGTGAACTCTATCAAGGACATCCCCACGTTTTACTTCAGTTGTTCAGGTGATCATCAAACAACTTCGAGTTGTTCGATTTGCTTACAG GATTGGGAAGAAGGACAAGTGGGAAGAAAGCTAGAGAGATGTGGCCACACGTTTCATATGAAATGCATAGATGAGTGGTTCCTTAGGCAAGTCAGTTGCCCCATTTGTAGAGACCATCTTGCATAA
- the BNAC05G31680D gene encoding uncharacterized protein BNAC05G31680D: MKSHYTKTVSAVFLLFCLFITSGSSSSFIRQVTDDFNTNLQLEDGDGPDPIQGEAHYLPKHVQDGDEPDPVQGEEHYLHNHDQEISSRDYKVSASNAVVKGLRSRPPSSYSLKMESFNTLLKSKYSERYVSRPFSAAGYNWTLVVYPNGNKNDKGSGYLSLYAAIDNSTLAPHEEVYVDLRFYVFNKKEKKYFTIQDTDVWRYNIFKTMWGFSQVLPGYTFKSPYNGYLYDGDHCEFGVDVTIPTVFQTSELFTVANNFKTPTFTWRLLKFSTLLGDTYFSDVFSIGGRRWNIQVNPSGRDKGKGKALSMYLIVNPNEELRPYERIYVRAKLRVLNKFKFRNVERQIDNWFSHRETGRAYGWGSSEFVTLSDLRDSSKGFLVDDKLTVQVVIEAVSTTKYFPS, from the exons atgaagagtcaCTACACAAAGACCGTTTCTGCTGTATTTctcttgttttgtctcttcATCACGTCTGGCTCTTCAAGTTCCTTCATACGGCAAGTCACTGATGACTTCAACACAAACTTGCAAC TTGAGGATGGAGATGGACCAGACCCAATCCAGGGAGAAGCTCATTACTTGCCTAAACATGTTCAAGATGGAGATGAACCAGATCCAGTCCAGGGAGAAGAGCATTACTTACATAATCATGACCAAGAGATCTCCTCACGTGACTATAAAGTCTCAGCTTCAAACGCAGTAGTGAAGGGTCTCAGAAGTCGTCCTCCATCTTCTTACTCTCTAAAGATGGAGTCGTTCAACACCCTACTTAAGTCAAAATACTCAGAGAGATATGTATCTCGTCCTTTCTCGGCCGCTGGCTATAACTG GACACTTGTTGTGTACCCGAACGggaacaagaatgataaagGTTCAGGGTACCTCTCACTTTACGCAGCCATAGACAACTCCACTCTCGCTCCACATGAAGAAGTTTACGTTGATCTCAGGTTTTACGTCTTCaacaagaaagagaagaagtacTTTACCATCCAAg ATACCGATGTATGGAGATATAATATCTTCAAAACGATGTGGGGGTTCTCTCAGGTTCTCCCTGGTTATACATTTAAAAGTCCCTATAATGGATACCTCTACGATGGAGATCACTGCGAGTTTGGTGTTGATGTGACCATTCCCACTGTCTTTCAAACATCAGAACTTTTCACTGTTGCTAACAATTTCAAAACCCCGACATTCACCTGGAGACTTCTGAAGTTCTCCACGTTGCTCGGAGATACTTACTTCTCTGATGTGTTCTCCATTGGAGGAAGACGTTG GAATATACAAGTGAATCCAAGTGGTCGTGACAAGGGAAAGGGAAAAGCTTTGTCCATGTATCTTATAGTTAATCCTAACGAGGAACTCAGACCCTATGAGAGAATTTATGTTCGAGCCAAGCTTCGAGTTCTTAACAAATTCAAATTCAGAAACGTCGAAAGGCAAA TTGACAATTGGTTCAGTCATCGGGAAACTGGACGTGCATATGGTTGGGGTTCTAGTGAATTTGTCACTCTCTCCGATCTCAGAGATTCATCAAAGGGGTTCCTTGTTGATGATAAGTTGACTGTTCAAGTCGTGATTGAAGCTGTTTCTACAACCAAGTACTTTCCTAGTTAA